In the Aneurinibacillus soli genome, one interval contains:
- a CDS encoding Pls/PosA family non-ribosomal peptide synthetase — protein MKVLTDTTIAEHGNSSNWNYGERQLELIRDECLHQLFENSADLYPDHIAVVCDGKMVTYSELEAYSNQVARYIRTIGVKRGDRVAILLERSFEQYVCMLAIMKAGAAYVPLDPGYPEDRVHYILEDCGIETVLTTEDIAAQYQLTCNVALLDLHASLIAEQSTRRFMSEEIGTQSDDLSYVIYTSGTTGRPKGVMIEHRNSCHLVRASQTIYQVQPEDRVYQGFTIAFDASIEEIWMAFAHGAALVVGTRRMQQAGLDLPKLLTEAGVTVLSCVPTLLSMWEEDIPTLRLLIVGGEECPPSLVQSWSIPGRRMMNTYGPTEATVIATYTECTPDQPITIGRPLPNYTVYILDEEMNAVPTGKEGELCIGGVGLARGYVNREDLTQEKFIANPFVTSPYDSQRLYRTGDLVRFNQGGKIEFLGRIDSQVKIRGYRVELSEIETIIASVSGVRNAVVHVHEQTPGLQVLVGYVVPEEGVTLDIAAIYHILRDRLPAYMVPTYIEVLAELPTLISGKVDRKSLPKPTGEYTPRDTEYIAPSTECEQKIACVWEEVFKREAISITDHFFHDLGGHSLFAALVISKLREDEATAGLAVSDLYAHPTIESLARFVGEEQEKKKEKHTKRYETAFERVSNGVYNLCGLAQGFGVYLLYFLISLPFFFIYEWITRSGTEWDIRDIAMVTLAGLALYYPAMLVLSVVAKWLLIGRYKEGEYRLWGSYYFRWWLVRRIQALVPVHFLVGTPWIAWYYRLMGAKVGKNCYIGTQHLHSFDVIQIGDDCSIGLDAQMLGYTVENGRLIIRKIEIGNGCYVGSHAVISPGVVMKDEAQLSDQSLASFGDTIDVKERWIGSPATKTLVKDEDLEKSLLSRENPSSAVRFMLGISYVVGMILLMVVPTLASLPSIFVMKRLFMSIGYWALLLAPISGCLFVLTLSLGIAVLKRFVLGNVPAGQYSIYSFFYVRKWFVDKLLYMSLLLTNSLYATLYAAPFLRLLGAKIGKTVEVSTVTHISPDLLSIGEGSFVADAVCLGTPKIFMGTIHITDTRIGSRTFIGNSAHIEGGKEIGSNCLIGVLSVPPDERKTEDGTSWLGSPAMFLPRRDINTCFSETETYKPTTSLYVKRYVIEFFRVTLPASFTIWMISMMWWIAGKIEAYMSMPALLFVFPLVMAVAALAATLLVVITKQVLIGQYKPTAKPLWSSFVWRSELVTALYENVSVPFLIANLFGTPFLRYALGLFGVKMGKRVFMESSYISEFDLVHVGDGAAVNMNSTMQTHLFEDRVMKMSDLIIGENCSVGNGSVVLYDTKMNPGSALGNLSLIMKGETLPASTYWEGAPAKYRG, from the coding sequence ATGAAAGTTTTGACAGACACTACTATAGCCGAACATGGTAACTCTTCTAATTGGAATTATGGAGAGAGGCAGCTTGAGTTAATTCGTGATGAGTGTCTGCACCAGTTGTTCGAGAATTCAGCCGATCTATATCCTGATCATATAGCAGTTGTATGTGATGGTAAGATGGTAACGTATAGTGAGTTAGAAGCTTATTCTAACCAAGTAGCAAGATATATAAGAACGATCGGTGTTAAAAGAGGGGACCGCGTTGCGATTCTTCTTGAGCGTTCTTTTGAGCAATATGTTTGTATGTTAGCGATTATGAAAGCGGGAGCGGCGTATGTTCCGCTAGACCCAGGCTATCCTGAAGATCGTGTGCATTATATTTTAGAAGACTGCGGGATTGAAACGGTGCTAACAACCGAGGATATTGCCGCTCAGTATCAATTGACGTGTAATGTGGCTTTACTTGATCTACATGCTTCCCTAATCGCCGAGCAATCAACCCGGCGTTTTATGTCAGAAGAAATTGGAACACAATCAGATGATTTGTCCTATGTGATTTATACATCCGGAACAACGGGACGTCCGAAAGGCGTAATGATTGAGCATCGGAATAGTTGCCATTTGGTCAGAGCGTCCCAGACCATTTATCAGGTACAACCTGAGGATCGCGTATATCAAGGGTTTACGATTGCGTTTGATGCCTCCATCGAGGAGATATGGATGGCTTTTGCGCACGGAGCCGCTCTTGTTGTTGGTACGCGGAGGATGCAGCAAGCGGGGCTAGATCTTCCGAAGCTTTTGACAGAAGCAGGAGTTACGGTTTTATCATGCGTTCCTACCTTGTTATCGATGTGGGAAGAGGATATTCCGACTCTGCGTTTGCTTATTGTTGGTGGAGAAGAGTGTCCGCCAAGCCTTGTACAAAGCTGGAGCATTCCAGGACGAAGAATGATGAATACGTATGGTCCGACAGAAGCTACCGTTATCGCTACGTATACAGAATGCACTCCCGATCAACCGATTACGATCGGCAGGCCGCTTCCGAATTACACGGTGTATATTCTCGATGAAGAGATGAACGCTGTTCCTACAGGGAAAGAGGGAGAGCTTTGTATCGGGGGCGTAGGACTGGCGCGCGGCTATGTGAATCGTGAAGATTTAACGCAGGAAAAATTCATTGCCAACCCATTTGTGACTTCACCTTATGATTCACAAAGGTTATACAGAACAGGCGATTTGGTTCGTTTTAATCAAGGAGGGAAAATCGAGTTTCTTGGCCGCATTGATAGTCAGGTGAAAATTCGCGGCTACCGGGTTGAATTGTCGGAAATTGAAACGATTATTGCCTCTGTTTCCGGTGTGCGCAATGCGGTTGTTCATGTGCATGAACAGACGCCTGGCTTACAGGTGCTTGTCGGTTATGTTGTACCGGAAGAAGGCGTGACACTTGACATAGCGGCGATATACCATATCCTTCGTGATCGCCTGCCTGCTTATATGGTCCCAACCTACATCGAGGTACTGGCTGAATTGCCCACATTGATCAGTGGAAAGGTAGACCGAAAAAGTTTGCCAAAACCAACAGGAGAGTATACTCCGCGTGATACAGAGTATATCGCTCCAAGCACGGAATGTGAGCAAAAAATAGCCTGTGTATGGGAAGAGGTATTCAAAAGAGAAGCGATTTCGATTACGGATCATTTCTTTCATGATTTAGGTGGGCATTCGTTGTTTGCGGCACTTGTAATCTCCAAACTGCGTGAAGATGAGGCCACGGCCGGGCTTGCTGTCTCTGATTTATACGCCCATCCTACGATTGAATCACTGGCCCGTTTTGTAGGGGAGGAACAGGAGAAAAAGAAAGAGAAACACACGAAGCGATATGAAACAGCGTTCGAGCGTGTTTCAAATGGTGTATATAATCTTTGCGGCCTAGCACAGGGATTCGGTGTATACCTTCTTTATTTCCTTATTTCTCTTCCGTTTTTCTTTATTTATGAATGGATCACCAGAAGTGGAACAGAGTGGGACATTCGCGATATTGCTATGGTTACGCTCGCGGGGCTTGCGTTATACTATCCCGCTATGCTGGTTTTGTCTGTTGTTGCAAAATGGTTGCTCATCGGTCGTTACAAAGAAGGCGAGTATCGTCTATGGGGAAGTTACTATTTCCGCTGGTGGCTTGTACGTAGAATTCAGGCGTTAGTTCCTGTTCATTTTCTAGTAGGGACCCCTTGGATAGCCTGGTATTATCGACTGATGGGCGCGAAAGTCGGTAAGAATTGCTATATCGGAACCCAGCATCTTCACTCGTTTGATGTCATTCAGATTGGGGATGACTGTAGCATCGGACTGGATGCACAGATGCTTGGTTATACCGTAGAGAATGGTAGATTAATTATTCGAAAAATCGAAATCGGCAACGGATGCTATGTTGGCTCGCATGCGGTTATCTCTCCTGGTGTTGTTATGAAAGATGAAGCCCAGCTAAGCGATCAATCACTCGCTTCGTTCGGCGATACGATTGATGTGAAAGAAAGATGGATCGGATCACCAGCAACTAAAACGTTGGTGAAGGATGAGGACTTGGAGAAAAGTCTGCTTTCACGAGAGAATCCATCATCAGCTGTACGCTTTATGTTAGGCATCTCTTATGTAGTAGGCATGATTCTGCTTATGGTTGTTCCGACGCTTGCATCTTTACCGTCGATTTTTGTAATGAAACGTTTGTTCATGTCTATCGGATACTGGGCGTTGTTATTGGCACCGATTAGTGGATGTCTTTTCGTCCTTACCCTTAGCTTAGGAATTGCGGTGCTTAAGCGCTTTGTACTTGGAAATGTTCCAGCCGGACAGTATTCGATTTATAGCTTCTTTTATGTCCGAAAATGGTTTGTAGATAAGCTGTTATATATGAGTCTGCTTCTGACGAACTCGCTATATGCCACGCTTTATGCTGCGCCTTTCTTACGTTTGCTCGGAGCTAAAATTGGCAAAACAGTTGAAGTTTCCACTGTTACGCATATTTCACCTGATTTATTATCGATTGGCGAGGGAAGTTTCGTTGCGGATGCGGTATGTCTAGGTACGCCGAAAATCTTTATGGGCACGATTCATATTACAGATACAAGAATTGGTAGCCGCACCTTTATCGGAAACAGTGCGCATATCGAAGGTGGAAAAGAGATCGGAAGCAATTGTTTGATCGGCGTTCTTTCTGTGCCACCTGATGAGCGAAAGACAGAAGACGGGACTTCATGGCTTGGTTCACCAGCGATGTTTTTACCGCGTCGTGATATTAATACGTGTTTTTCGGAAACAGAGACATATAAACCGACAACAAGCTTGTACGTAAAACGATATGTGATTGAATTTTTCCGTGTTACCCTTCCAGCATCGTTTACGATTTGGATGATTAGTATGATGTGGTGGATCGCTGGAAAGATCGAAGCTTATATGTCCATGCCGGCGCTGCTTTTCGTATTTCCACTTGTAATGGCTGTTGCTGCATTGGCAGCAACGCTGCTTGTCGTTATCACAAAGCAAGTGCTGATTGGACAGTATAAGCCGACAGCGAAACCGTTATGGAGTTCGTTTGTTTGGCGGAGCGAGTTAGTGACTGCATTGTATGAGAATGTGTCCGTGCCGTTTCTTATTGCAAACTTGTTTGGTACGCCATTCCTTCGCTATGCATTAGGGCTTTTTGGCGTCAAAATGGGAAAAAGAGTGTTCATGGAGTCATCCTATATTTCCGAGTTTGATTTGGTTCATGTCGGGGATGGGGCCGCTGTAAATATGAACAGTACGATGCAAACACACTTATTTGAAGATCGTGTGATGAAAATGTCTGATTTAATCATCGGAGAAAATTGTTCGGTTGGAAACGGCTCAGTTGTGCTGTATGATACAAAGATGAATCCTGGATCAGCGCTTGGAAACCTTTCTTTGATAATGAAAGGGGAGACCTTACCTGCAAGTACTTACTGGGAAGGTGCCCCGGCCAAATATCGTGGGTAA
- the shc gene encoding squalene--hopene cyclase, whose translation MNQVETEINRLITVVKNHQANDGSWRYCVEGSVMTDAYMIILLRTLNINNEDLIRRLTERVASKQEQNGAWKLFYDEEGGNLSATVEAYYALLFSGYHKKSDENMQAARHFILSRGGITEVNLLTKVMLALTGQYPWSQHALLPPEIMLLPLTFPVNFFDLVGYARVHVAPILIVADRKFFIKTQRTPDLSDINVPQRIHQQPMQSRSILALIESGVNNLLYLPDQIHHLAIRRAEQFMLDRIEPDGTLYSYFSSTFLMIFAFLALGYSDKHPVILHTINGLKALTCKPSEQIHTQIFTSTIWDTALLSYALQEARVPSSSRTIQQAGEYLLSRQHKKYGDWIIHNPHVAPGGWGFSDINTINPDVDDTTAALRAIRTLAKTHPSYRQAWDRGVNWVLSMQNDDGGWPAFEKNVDKELAKWISISGFDSIGTDPSSADLTGRTLQFLGDDVGLHIRYPTISRGVHWLMKQQKEDGSWYGRWGISYIYGTWAAITGMNAVGISSNHPAIQKAVRWLVEIQNSDGGWGESCKSDIVKKYVPLGFSTPSQTAWAVDALLAVSKEPTPAIERGIQYLIGSGNKYDWTMTYPTGAGLPGGAYFHYHSYRYIWPLLALSHYKLKSKS comes from the coding sequence CTGAACATTAATAATGAAGATTTGATAAGAAGGTTAACAGAAAGAGTGGCCAGTAAACAGGAGCAAAATGGAGCCTGGAAGTTATTTTATGATGAAGAGGGAGGAAATCTTTCAGCTACGGTTGAGGCTTACTATGCGCTACTTTTTTCCGGTTATCATAAGAAAAGCGATGAGAATATGCAAGCAGCCAGGCACTTTATCTTGTCAAGAGGAGGCATTACAGAGGTAAATCTGCTTACAAAAGTGATGCTCGCCTTAACGGGGCAATACCCATGGTCGCAGCATGCTCTACTTCCACCTGAAATCATGCTGCTTCCTTTGACGTTCCCCGTTAATTTCTTTGATTTGGTCGGGTATGCCAGAGTTCATGTTGCTCCGATTCTAATTGTGGCTGACCGAAAATTTTTTATCAAAACACAACGAACTCCTGATCTATCAGACATAAACGTACCACAACGTATACATCAACAACCCATGCAGTCCCGCTCAATTTTAGCGTTGATAGAATCCGGAGTTAACAATCTTCTTTATCTTCCCGATCAGATTCATCATTTAGCTATACGTCGTGCTGAACAGTTTATGTTGGATAGAATTGAACCGGATGGAACCTTATACAGCTATTTCAGCTCAACTTTTCTTATGATCTTCGCCTTTTTGGCACTTGGGTACTCGGATAAGCATCCCGTTATCTTACATACTATTAACGGGTTAAAAGCATTAACTTGTAAACCAAGCGAACAGATTCATACGCAGATTTTTACATCAACCATTTGGGACACGGCATTACTTAGTTATGCTCTACAAGAAGCTCGGGTACCTAGCTCAAGTAGGACGATACAACAGGCTGGCGAATACCTGCTTTCACGACAACATAAAAAATACGGAGATTGGATCATTCATAACCCACATGTTGCCCCAGGCGGATGGGGATTTTCGGATATCAACACCATAAATCCTGATGTGGATGATACAACTGCAGCGCTAAGAGCGATCCGTACGTTAGCAAAGACGCATCCAAGCTATCGTCAGGCTTGGGATCGTGGAGTAAACTGGGTGCTGTCCATGCAAAATGACGATGGGGGATGGCCGGCATTTGAAAAGAACGTAGATAAAGAACTAGCAAAATGGATTTCCATCAGCGGGTTTGATTCAATTGGTACGGATCCTTCGTCTGCTGATTTAACAGGGAGAACGCTACAATTTCTTGGAGATGATGTGGGATTACATATTCGTTATCCTACTATCAGTCGAGGGGTGCACTGGCTAATGAAACAGCAAAAAGAGGATGGATCCTGGTATGGCCGCTGGGGCATCTCCTACATCTATGGTACATGGGCTGCGATTACCGGGATGAATGCTGTAGGGATATCGTCCAATCATCCTGCGATTCAAAAGGCTGTTCGATGGCTGGTAGAGATTCAAAATTCCGACGGAGGATGGGGCGAATCTTGTAAGAGTGATATTGTTAAAAAATACGTTCCATTAGGGTTTAGTACGCCCTCCCAAACTGCATGGGCAGTCGATGCTCTACTTGCCGTTTCAAAGGAACCCACCCCTGCGATTGAACGAGGGATACAATATTTGATTGGATCGGGGAATAAATACGATTGGACAATGACTTATCCGACGGGAGCGGGGCTACCGGGAGGCGCGTACTTTCATTACCACAGTTATCGCTACATTTGGCCTTTACTCGCGTTAAGCCATTACAAGTTGAAATCAAAAAGCTGA